Proteins encoded within one genomic window of Bacillus thuringiensis:
- a CDS encoding DUF4025 domain-containing protein, which produces MAKQQNKQNVQGAQQQSYTSETTNTAQSVIEEQISDTVAEGTIDVKLGKASQEKA; this is translated from the coding sequence ATGGCGAAACAACAAAATAAACAAAATGTACAAGGTGCACAGCAACAATCGTATACTTCTGAAACAACGAATACTGCTCAGTCAGTTATTGAGGAGCAAATTAGTGATACAGTTGCAGAAGGAACGATTGATGTGAAGCTCGGAAAAGCATCGCAGGAAAAAGCGTAA
- the hisI gene encoding phosphoribosyl-ATP pyrophosphatase, producing MGNAFKLLFETIEERKENPLPESYTNYLFSKGEDKILKKIGEECSEVIIASKNNDKEELVKEMVDVLYHCFVLLAEKNISLEDIMEEVTERNGKLSRVGDRREIDTL from the coding sequence ATGGGAAATGCCTTTAAATTACTATTTGAAACAATTGAAGAACGAAAGGAAAATCCACTTCCTGAATCATATACAAATTACTTGTTTTCAAAAGGAGAAGATAAAATTTTAAAGAAAATTGGTGAGGAATGTTCTGAAGTAATCATCGCATCTAAAAATAATGACAAAGAAGAGTTAGTGAAAGAAATGGTTGATGTATTGTATCACTGCTTCGTTTTATTAGCTGAAAAAAATATATCATTAGAAGATATTATGGAGGAAGTGACTGAAAGAAATGGGAAGCTTTCGAGAGTAGGGGACAGAAGAGAAATAGATACATTATAG
- a CDS encoding NAD(P)-dependent oxidoreductase: MAKILVAGKIPAIGLELLKDHDVEMYDKEALISLDELTERVKDKDALLSLLSTKVTKEVIDAAPNLKIVANYGAGYDNIDYSYAGGKGIAVTNTPKVSTEATAELTFALLLAAARRIPEGDTLCRTTGFNGWAPLFFLGREVHGKTIGIIGLGEIGKAVAKRAKAFGMNVLYTGPNRKPAAESELEATYVTLEELLQTADFITINCAYNPKLHHMIDEEQFKMMKKTAYIVNASRGPIMNEAALAQALKTNEIEGAALDVFEFEPKITEELKELKNVVLAPHVGNATFETRDAMAEMAVRNILAVLNGEEPVTPVNQKVLVTK, from the coding sequence GTGGCAAAAATATTAGTAGCAGGGAAAATTCCAGCAATCGGATTAGAGTTATTAAAAGATCATGATGTAGAAATGTATGATAAAGAGGCGCTAATTTCTTTAGATGAATTAACTGAGCGTGTAAAAGATAAAGATGCATTGTTAAGCCTACTTTCTACAAAGGTGACAAAAGAAGTGATTGATGCGGCACCTAATTTGAAGATTGTTGCAAACTACGGTGCTGGTTACGATAATATTGATTACTCGTATGCCGGAGGAAAAGGGATTGCGGTAACGAATACACCGAAAGTATCAACGGAAGCGACAGCAGAATTAACATTTGCACTTCTTTTAGCAGCTGCACGTAGAATTCCTGAAGGTGATACGCTATGTCGTACAACTGGATTTAACGGATGGGCTCCATTATTTTTCTTAGGCCGCGAAGTACATGGTAAAACAATTGGAATTATTGGTCTTGGAGAAATCGGAAAGGCAGTTGCAAAGCGTGCGAAAGCATTCGGAATGAATGTTTTATATACAGGACCAAATCGAAAACCTGCAGCTGAAAGTGAATTGGAAGCAACATATGTAACATTGGAAGAATTGTTACAAACGGCAGACTTTATTACAATTAACTGTGCGTATAATCCGAAATTGCATCATATGATTGATGAAGAGCAGTTTAAAATGATGAAGAAAACAGCGTACATTGTAAATGCCTCACGTGGACCAATTATGAATGAAGCGGCACTTGCTCAAGCATTAAAAACGAATGAAATTGAAGGGGCAGCTCTTGACGTGTTTGAATTTGAACCGAAAATTACAGAAGAGCTAAAAGAATTAAAGAATGTAGTACTTGCTCCTCACGTAGGAAATGCAACCTTTGAAACGCGTGATGCGATGGCTGAAATGGCAGTAAGAAATATTTTAGCCGTATTAAACGGTGAAGAGCCTGTAACACCTGTAAATCAAAAAGTATTGGTTACAAAATAA
- the hisF gene encoding imidazoleglycerol phosphate synthase cyclase subunit encodes MLAKRIIPCLDVKEGRVVKGINFIGLQDVGDPVEIAAVYNDAGADEIVFLDITATHEGRKTIIDVVEKTASKVFIPLTVGGGISSVKDMYNLLRAGADKVSINSAAVRNPKLIEEGAQHFGSQCIVVAIDARKVAEDKWNVYVNGGRVDTGMDAIEWAKRVVMLGAGEILLTSMDADGTKNGYDLRLTEEISKSVSVPVIASGGCGHVDHIIEVFQKTTVDAALAASIFHYGEATVQDVKRKLKNANVEVRL; translated from the coding sequence ATGTTAGCAAAACGCATTATTCCATGTCTAGATGTGAAAGAAGGGCGAGTCGTAAAGGGGATAAATTTTATAGGATTACAAGACGTCGGTGACCCTGTTGAAATAGCAGCTGTATATAATGATGCGGGAGCAGATGAAATAGTATTTTTAGATATTACGGCAACGCATGAAGGACGAAAAACGATTATAGATGTTGTAGAAAAAACGGCTTCAAAAGTATTTATTCCTCTTACAGTTGGCGGAGGAATTTCAAGTGTGAAAGATATGTACAATTTACTAAGAGCTGGAGCAGATAAAGTTTCAATTAACTCAGCGGCAGTGCGAAATCCAAAATTAATCGAAGAAGGGGCACAGCATTTTGGCTCACAATGTATTGTCGTAGCAATTGATGCTAGAAAAGTAGCAGAAGATAAGTGGAATGTATATGTGAACGGCGGAAGAGTTGATACGGGAATGGATGCCATCGAATGGGCGAAGCGCGTTGTTATGCTCGGGGCAGGTGAAATTCTATTAACGAGTATGGATGCAGATGGAACGAAAAATGGATATGACCTTCGTTTAACTGAAGAAATTTCAAAAAGCGTTTCCGTGCCAGTCATCGCGTCAGGTGGATGTGGTCATGTTGATCACATTATAGAAGTCTTTCAAAAGACAACAGTTGATGCAGCACTAGCGGCATCAATCTTTCATTATGGTGAGGCGACAGTGCAGGACGTAAAGAGAAAATTAAAAAATGCAAATGTTGAGGTGCGGTTATGA
- a CDS encoding histidinol phosphate phosphatase domain-containing protein, producing MKVDYHIHLEEGPYSMGWLAKINEALQHYEPLKEEKHSMEWLVKTQERLQRRVNEGPFTTNWIDLYLEEALRKGIKEVGIVDHLYRFYEAKEYYEKYVDISDSGLGRLQKEWLDQVRVASLHDFTKAIEEAKERWSKRGVTLKLGIEADYFIGGEQELQSLLALGDFDYVIGSVHFLNGWGFDNPDTKEYFEQHDLCALYDTFFKTVESAVRSELFDIIAHLDNIKVFNYRLDENEQLSYYKEIARALVETNTATEINAGLYYRYPVREMCPSPLYLQVLAKHGVPITLSSDAHYPNDLGRYVEENIKTLRNHDISHLATFTKRVRTMRLLEEVVTISK from the coding sequence ATGAAAGTAGATTATCACATTCATTTAGAAGAAGGGCCATATTCAATGGGATGGCTAGCTAAAATAAATGAAGCATTACAACACTATGAACCGCTGAAAGAAGAAAAACATTCTATGGAATGGCTTGTAAAAACACAAGAACGCCTGCAAAGACGTGTGAATGAAGGGCCATTTACAACGAACTGGATTGATTTATATTTAGAAGAAGCTTTGCGAAAAGGGATAAAAGAAGTTGGTATTGTCGATCATTTATACCGTTTTTATGAAGCGAAAGAATACTATGAAAAATATGTTGATATTAGTGATTCGGGGCTTGGACGTTTACAAAAGGAATGGTTAGACCAAGTAAGGGTAGCTTCACTACATGATTTTACTAAGGCAATTGAAGAGGCGAAAGAACGATGGAGTAAAAGAGGCGTTACGCTTAAACTTGGAATTGAAGCGGACTATTTTATTGGTGGTGAACAAGAATTACAATCTTTACTGGCATTAGGAGACTTTGATTATGTAATTGGTTCTGTTCATTTTTTAAATGGATGGGGATTTGATAATCCAGACACGAAAGAATATTTTGAGCAACATGACTTATGTGCTTTATATGATACGTTTTTCAAAACTGTAGAGAGTGCGGTTCGCTCTGAGTTATTTGATATTATAGCGCATCTTGATAACATAAAAGTATTTAATTATCGATTAGATGAGAATGAACAACTTTCTTATTATAAGGAAATTGCGCGTGCATTAGTAGAAACAAATACGGCAACGGAAATAAATGCGGGGCTGTACTATCGCTATCCTGTGCGAGAAATGTGCCCGAGTCCGCTCTATTTACAAGTATTAGCTAAGCATGGTGTACCAATTACTCTTTCCTCGGATGCTCATTATCCAAATGATTTAGGAAGATATGTGGAAGAGAATATAAAGACATTACGTAATCATGATATTTCTCACTTAGCTACATTTACGAAAAGAGTAAGAACGATGAGATTACTGGAAGAAGTAGTAACAATTTCAAAATGA
- the hisH gene encoding imidazole glycerol phosphate synthase subunit HisH: MIAIIDYGMGNIRSVEQALKYIGAAYIVTSDKEEIFRSDGVILPGVGAFPKAMDILEEKDLVRVLKEVGSSGKPLLGICLGMQLLFEKSEELQGCNGLNLLPGIIRKLKVPYKIPHMGWNELKKEGEIELWNGVEDGSFVYYVHSYYADCSNEIVYGISEYGVKVPGFVAKGNIYGAQFHPEKSGDIGMQMLKNFKGVVETWKSSQLSI, encoded by the coding sequence TTGATTGCCATTATAGATTATGGAATGGGAAATATTCGTAGTGTAGAACAAGCATTAAAATATATTGGAGCAGCGTACATCGTAACGAGTGATAAAGAAGAGATTTTTAGAAGTGATGGAGTGATTTTACCAGGAGTAGGTGCATTTCCAAAAGCGATGGATATATTGGAAGAAAAAGATTTAGTGCGTGTGTTAAAAGAAGTTGGAAGTTCAGGAAAACCGCTGCTAGGTATTTGCTTAGGAATGCAGCTTTTATTTGAAAAAAGTGAGGAATTACAAGGCTGTAACGGATTGAATTTATTACCAGGTATCATTCGGAAATTAAAAGTTCCTTATAAAATTCCACATATGGGATGGAATGAGTTAAAGAAAGAGGGAGAAATAGAGCTTTGGAATGGAGTAGAGGACGGTTCTTTCGTATATTATGTTCACTCTTATTATGCAGATTGTTCGAATGAAATTGTGTATGGGATAAGTGAATATGGAGTGAAAGTACCTGGTTTTGTAGCAAAAGGTAATATATACGGCGCACAGTTTCATCCTGAAAAAAGCGGTGACATTGGCATGCAAATGTTGAAAAATTTCAAAGGAGTGGTAGAAACATGGAAATCTTCCCAGCTATCGATTTAA
- the pssA gene encoding CDP-diacylglycerol--serine O-phosphatidyltransferase → MYRAAIPNLFTLGNLYSGFLSIGYASLGYYKSAAILVLIGMMLDSLDGRVARLLRVDSQMGKELDSLADVVTFGAAPAVLMYYTSFSNYGIIGLYIAGLFPLFGAYRLARFNVTPSSTSMKYFTGVPITAAGGLVAFLTLFSHTIPKIVLITVFVTFAFLMVSRIRIPSLKDVPIPRYSIIITLFLVGIIITMYQTGFGNFSVFLFIAIPLYILYMLSQFLRQRPSKRANKEK, encoded by the coding sequence TTGTATAGAGCAGCTATTCCAAACTTATTTACGCTCGGAAATTTATATAGTGGATTCTTGTCAATCGGCTATGCATCTTTAGGATATTATAAATCAGCTGCTATTTTAGTACTTATCGGGATGATGTTAGATAGTCTTGATGGGCGTGTTGCTCGTTTATTACGTGTTGATTCACAAATGGGAAAAGAGCTCGACTCACTTGCAGATGTCGTAACATTTGGTGCAGCACCTGCTGTTTTAATGTATTACACATCTTTCTCCAACTACGGAATCATCGGTCTATACATAGCGGGATTATTCCCTCTTTTCGGGGCATATCGTTTAGCACGATTTAATGTAACACCATCTTCTACTTCAATGAAATATTTCACTGGGGTACCGATTACAGCAGCCGGTGGGCTTGTTGCTTTCTTAACATTATTTTCACATACCATTCCAAAAATCGTTCTTATTACAGTATTTGTAACGTTCGCATTTTTAATGGTAAGCCGCATTCGTATCCCAAGTTTAAAAGATGTACCAATTCCACGATATAGCATCATTATTACACTATTTTTAGTTGGAATCATTATTACAATGTACCAAACAGGGTTCGGTAATTTTTCTGTTTTCTTATTCATTGCTATTCCACTATATATTTTGTATATGCTATCTCAATTTCTTAGACAAAGACCATCTAAAAGAGCAAATAAAGAAAAATAA
- a CDS encoding LTA synthase family protein, which translates to MLQRLFPKLRFALVAVVLLWIKTYIVYKLAFDIKIDNFFEEFMLFINPLAALLLFFGFALFASKHRNRIIVGISFILSFILFGNAMFYGFYNDFVTFPVLFQTNNMADLGTSIKELFTYKTLLLFADAIILMFLSRKYPAFCDKTPLSRSEKRTFFSGVTALLALQIVVSVIYKPQMFSRSFDRQTVVKNLGLYTYHLFDITLQSKSSAERVFASGDGFSEIKNYTDSKDKQVDKNLFGAAKGKNVILISMESTQSFVINKKINGKEITPFLNEFIKDSFYFDNFYHQTGQGKTSDAEFIVENSLYPLDRGSVFFTHATNEYTATPEQLKKYGYSSAVFHSNDKAFWNRDVMYPALGYDRYFNLNDYVGTEQMSVGWGLKDKEFFEQSIPKLKSLPQPFYTKFITLTNHFPFLLNPEDQYVDEFNSESGVVNRYFPTVRYTDEALKLFIKQLKDEGLYDNSVIVIYGDHYGISENHNAAMAQFLGKDAITPFDSMQLQRVPLIIHVPGQEGKVISKVSGQIDIKPTLLHLLGIKTNQSVEFGTDLFIKEEDPLMVMRDGSFVSKDYVYTKNMCYKRNTGEEADISLCQPNIEKAKTELKLSDKLIYGDLLRFDPNNRYKTGTMTTRFE; encoded by the coding sequence ATGCTACAACGTCTGTTTCCAAAACTGCGATTCGCACTCGTTGCAGTCGTTTTATTATGGATAAAAACATATATTGTGTACAAGCTAGCATTTGATATTAAAATTGATAATTTCTTTGAAGAATTTATGCTTTTTATTAATCCACTGGCTGCGTTACTTTTATTTTTCGGTTTTGCTTTATTTGCATCTAAACACCGAAACCGCATTATAGTTGGAATTAGTTTTATACTTTCATTCATTTTATTTGGAAATGCAATGTTTTATGGGTTTTATAACGATTTCGTTACATTCCCAGTGTTATTCCAAACAAATAATATGGCTGATTTAGGGACAAGTATAAAAGAACTCTTTACGTACAAAACATTACTTTTATTTGCAGATGCGATTATTTTAATGTTTCTTTCACGTAAATACCCGGCATTTTGTGACAAGACGCCGCTTTCTCGCTCTGAGAAGCGAACTTTCTTTAGCGGTGTAACAGCTCTATTAGCACTACAGATTGTTGTTTCCGTTATTTATAAACCACAAATGTTCTCACGCTCATTTGACCGTCAAACTGTCGTGAAAAATTTAGGTTTATACACATATCATCTATTCGATATTACACTTCAATCAAAATCTTCAGCTGAACGTGTATTTGCAAGTGGGGACGGGTTCTCTGAAATTAAAAACTATACAGACTCAAAAGATAAGCAAGTTGATAAGAACTTATTTGGAGCTGCAAAAGGTAAAAATGTAATTTTGATTTCAATGGAATCTACACAAAGTTTTGTTATTAATAAAAAAATAAATGGAAAAGAAATTACTCCATTTTTAAACGAATTTATTAAAGATAGTTTTTATTTCGATAACTTCTATCATCAAACAGGACAAGGTAAAACTTCTGATGCTGAATTTATCGTTGAAAATTCACTTTATCCGTTAGACCGCGGTTCTGTATTCTTTACTCACGCAACAAATGAATATACAGCTACACCAGAACAATTAAAGAAATACGGATATTCTTCTGCTGTCTTCCATTCAAATGATAAAGCGTTTTGGAATCGTGATGTAATGTATCCTGCACTTGGATATGATCGTTACTTTAATTTAAATGATTACGTAGGCACAGAACAAATGTCTGTCGGTTGGGGGTTAAAAGATAAAGAGTTCTTTGAACAATCTATTCCAAAGCTAAAATCTTTACCACAGCCGTTCTATACAAAATTCATTACTTTAACAAATCATTTTCCATTTCTTCTAAATCCAGAAGATCAATATGTTGATGAGTTTAATTCAGAAAGTGGTGTTGTAAACCGTTACTTCCCAACTGTTCGCTACACGGATGAAGCTCTTAAACTATTTATTAAACAATTAAAAGATGAAGGACTGTATGATAATTCAGTTATCGTCATTTATGGAGATCATTACGGTATTTCTGAAAACCATAACGCAGCTATGGCTCAGTTCCTTGGGAAAGACGCTATTACACCGTTTGATTCTATGCAATTACAACGCGTCCCTCTCATTATTCATGTACCTGGTCAAGAAGGAAAAGTCATTTCTAAAGTATCTGGTCAAATTGATATTAAACCAACACTACTTCATTTACTTGGTATTAAAACAAATCAATCAGTTGAATTTGGAACTGACTTATTTATTAAAGAAGAAGACCCACTTATGGTAATGCGGGATGGCAGCTTCGTTTCAAAAGATTATGTTTATACAAAAAACATGTGCTATAAACGAAATACAGGTGAAGAGGCGGACATTTCATTATGTCAACCAAATATTGAAAAAGCAAAAACTGAATTAAAACTCTCGGACAAACTCATTTATGGAGATTTATTACGTTTCGATCCTAACAATCGGTATAAAACCGGAACTATGACAACGAGATTTGAATAA
- the hisD gene encoding histidinol dehydrogenase, which yields MEIVCEDFQKALSKIKLLRENANIIEETVQRNVSEIVRNVRESRDGALSFYTNKFDGVKVEEFRVSEEEIKQASMFVENSFLEALQEAKKNIISYHEKQKRQSIFDCASKGIIRGQIIRPLENVGVYVPGGTASYPSSVLMNVLPAKLAGVKKIVMVTPPRDGGIDPHVLVAASLAGVDEIYTIGGAQAIAALAYGTESIPKVDKIVGPGNLYVALAKREVYGIVNIDMIAGPSEIVVIADETGNAKYIAADLLSQAEHDVRATAICITTNIKLAKEVEKEIERQLETLPRSEIARESINRNGAIFIVPSLDEALQLSNEIAPEHLELHIKEPMNALAYVKHAGSIFLGSYSPEPLGDYLAGPNHVLPTSGTARFFSPLSVDDFVKKSSFLSYTEEALRDVQHHIVELANKEGLHAHARAIQIRFEEEE from the coding sequence ATGGAGATCGTTTGTGAAGATTTTCAAAAGGCGTTATCGAAAATAAAATTGCTACGAGAAAACGCTAATATAATAGAAGAAACTGTTCAAAGAAATGTAAGCGAAATTGTTCGAAATGTAAGGGAGAGTAGGGATGGGGCCCTATCTTTTTATACAAACAAGTTTGATGGTGTAAAGGTGGAAGAGTTTCGTGTAAGTGAAGAAGAAATAAAACAAGCGAGTATGTTTGTAGAGAATTCATTTTTAGAAGCGTTGCAAGAGGCGAAGAAAAACATTATTTCATATCATGAAAAGCAAAAAAGGCAATCTATATTCGATTGCGCGAGTAAAGGCATCATTAGAGGACAAATCATTCGGCCGTTAGAAAATGTAGGGGTATATGTGCCGGGCGGAACTGCTTCGTATCCTTCGTCAGTATTAATGAATGTATTGCCAGCAAAACTAGCAGGTGTGAAAAAGATTGTAATGGTAACACCGCCGAGAGATGGAGGAATTGATCCACATGTTTTAGTTGCTGCAAGCCTGGCAGGAGTAGATGAAATTTATACGATAGGTGGTGCGCAAGCAATTGCTGCTTTAGCATACGGGACGGAATCGATTCCGAAAGTGGATAAAATAGTTGGACCGGGAAATTTGTACGTCGCTCTGGCGAAACGAGAAGTATACGGAATAGTAAATATTGATATGATTGCTGGACCCTCAGAAATTGTAGTTATCGCTGATGAAACCGGCAATGCAAAATATATTGCTGCTGATTTATTATCACAAGCAGAACATGACGTAAGAGCAACGGCAATTTGTATTACAACGAATATAAAGTTAGCAAAAGAAGTAGAAAAAGAGATAGAAAGACAGTTAGAAACATTGCCAAGAAGCGAAATCGCCCGTGAATCGATAAATAGAAATGGAGCCATTTTTATCGTTCCTTCTTTAGATGAAGCACTTCAATTATCGAATGAAATTGCCCCGGAACATTTAGAGTTACATATAAAAGAACCGATGAATGCTCTAGCTTATGTGAAACATGCAGGATCTATCTTTCTTGGATCATATTCACCGGAACCGCTCGGTGATTATTTAGCGGGACCGAATCACGTATTACCGACAAGTGGAACGGCAAGGTTTTTCTCACCATTATCAGTCGATGATTTCGTGAAAAAATCAAGCTTTCTGTCTTACACGGAGGAAGCGTTAAGAGATGTACAACATCATATTGTAGAACTTGCCAATAAAGAAGGGCTACATGCGCATGCGAGAGCAATTCAAATAAGATTTGAGGAGGAAGAATAA
- the hisA gene encoding 1-(5-phosphoribosyl)-5-[(5-phosphoribosylamino)methylideneamino]imidazole-4-carboxamide isomerase — MEIFPAIDLKEGRCVRLYQGEFSKETVMNEDPVAQAIIFEKFGAKTLHIVDLDGAIAGESLNLPIIEKICKAVRIPVQVGGGIRSLVAVEKLFSVGVDKVILGTAALYDKAFLEAAVLLYKEKIIVGIDAKNGFVATRGWLDVSEISYIDLAKQMENVGVQTIVFTDISKDGTLAGPNLEQLELLQKSVGLRLIASGGVASIQDVKKLNDMNIYGVIIGKALYEKTIDLEEVLEVTKLC, encoded by the coding sequence ATGGAAATCTTCCCAGCTATCGATTTAAAAGAAGGGCGATGCGTTAGACTTTATCAAGGAGAGTTTAGTAAAGAAACAGTAATGAATGAAGACCCAGTTGCACAAGCGATTATATTCGAAAAATTTGGAGCGAAAACATTACACATTGTTGATTTAGATGGTGCAATTGCTGGGGAATCGTTAAACTTGCCAATCATTGAAAAAATTTGTAAGGCGGTACGTATTCCTGTGCAAGTTGGAGGAGGAATTCGCTCACTTGTAGCGGTAGAGAAATTATTTTCAGTAGGTGTAGATAAAGTGATTTTAGGAACGGCTGCTCTTTATGATAAGGCATTTTTAGAAGCAGCAGTTCTTCTATATAAAGAAAAAATCATCGTTGGAATTGATGCGAAAAATGGTTTCGTCGCAACGAGAGGCTGGCTTGATGTGTCTGAAATTTCTTACATTGATTTAGCAAAACAAATGGAGAATGTAGGTGTTCAAACAATTGTGTTTACAGACATTTCGAAAGACGGAACACTTGCAGGGCCGAATTTAGAGCAATTAGAGTTACTACAAAAAAGCGTGGGTCTTCGTCTCATTGCTTCTGGAGGAGTTGCATCTATTCAAGATGTGAAGAAATTAAATGATATGAATATATACGGTGTCATAATTGGTAAGGCTCTTTACGAGAAAACGATTGATTTAGAAGAAGTGCTAGAGGTAACAAAGTTATGTTAG
- a CDS encoding DUF3888 domain-containing protein, translating into MRKLLYFIVCSSVILFASPSVSVAQYDAPLMEDALYSVLFPKINKAIEKQYGSLKPYQCPKIISLKKMYSGTYLFQASIEVIKYERVAGKIAPPFEKVTITFNNEEGEWEVTKILVKRLPNDTKLNCKKTI; encoded by the coding sequence ATGCGAAAATTATTATATTTTATAGTATGCAGTAGTGTTATACTTTTTGCTTCACCGAGTGTGTCGGTAGCTCAATATGATGCACCTCTTATGGAAGATGCTCTTTATTCTGTGTTATTCCCGAAAATAAATAAAGCAATTGAAAAACAATATGGGAGCTTGAAGCCTTATCAATGTCCTAAAATTATTAGTTTAAAAAAAATGTATAGCGGTACATATTTATTTCAAGCGAGTATTGAAGTGATAAAGTATGAACGTGTTGCTGGGAAAATTGCTCCACCATTTGAGAAGGTAACGATTACATTTAATAACGAAGAAGGCGAATGGGAAGTGACAAAGATTTTAGTAAAGCGCTTACCAAACGATACGAAACTAAACTGTAAAAAAACAATATAA
- the hisB gene encoding imidazoleglycerol-phosphate dehydratase HisB yields the protein MRESSQIRETTETRIKLSLQLDEGKNVSIQTGVGFFDHMLTLFARHGRFGLQVEAEGDVFVDAHHTVEDVGIVLGNCLKEALQNKEGINRYGAAYVPMDESLGFVAIDISGRSYIVFQGELTNPKLGDFDTELTEEFFRAVAHAANITLHARILYGSNTHHKIEALFKAFGRALREAVERNANITGVNSTKGML from the coding sequence ATGCGTGAGTCCAGTCAAATACGTGAGACGACAGAGACAAGAATAAAATTAAGTTTGCAGCTTGATGAAGGAAAGAACGTTTCTATACAAACCGGAGTTGGATTTTTTGATCATATGCTAACTTTATTTGCAAGGCATGGAAGGTTTGGTTTGCAAGTGGAGGCGGAAGGCGATGTATTCGTTGATGCGCATCATACAGTTGAAGATGTTGGGATTGTACTTGGAAATTGTTTGAAAGAAGCATTGCAAAATAAAGAGGGGATTAACAGGTACGGCGCAGCATATGTGCCGATGGATGAATCTTTAGGTTTTGTCGCAATTGATATTAGCGGGCGCTCATATATTGTATTTCAAGGAGAATTAACGAATCCGAAGCTAGGGGATTTTGATACAGAACTAACAGAAGAATTTTTTAGAGCAGTTGCTCATGCTGCCAATATTACATTACATGCTCGCATTTTATATGGAAGCAATACACATCACAAAATTGAAGCGTTATTTAAAGCATTTGGTAGAGCGCTTAGAGAAGCGGTCGAAAGGAATGCCAACATTACTGGTGTAAATTCAACGAAAGGGATGTTGTAA
- the hisI gene encoding phosphoribosyl-AMP cyclohydrolase, whose amino-acid sequence MKPSFSKGLIPAVVIEEDTREVLMLAYMNEEAYEKTLETKRTWFYSRSRQSLWNKGKTSGNVQYVQSLYLDCDQDSIVVVVKQVGPACHTGEKTCFHYKII is encoded by the coding sequence ATGAAGCCTAGCTTTTCAAAAGGATTAATACCGGCAGTTGTCATCGAAGAGGATACGAGAGAAGTTTTAATGCTAGCTTATATGAATGAAGAAGCGTATGAAAAGACGCTAGAAACGAAAAGAACATGGTTTTATTCCCGTTCGAGACAATCTTTGTGGAATAAAGGAAAAACATCAGGAAATGTCCAATATGTGCAATCTCTTTATTTAGATTGTGATCAAGATTCAATCGTTGTTGTCGTAAAGCAAGTAGGACCTGCTTGCCATACGGGAGAAAAAACATGTTTTCACTACAAAATTATATAG